In Tsuneonella dongtanensis, a single window of DNA contains:
- the tssF gene encoding type VI secretion system baseplate subunit TssF: MDPRLLDFYEAELEYLHAQSKVFAESHETAARRLGLNSSEPDPYVERLLEGVAFLSSRVHLKINDQFPEFTQHLLQAVQPHYLAPTPSICIAAFEPAQGDPGLAKGHVVPRRTRLTAEPPGSTRTPVTFETGHEVTIWPLQIAAAEYIGSRAAAAAHAARAGVRAQAALTIRIEPSPGIDLTTVEADHLDIYLDGSEAVPNELYRQLIGESVAVVARPLDSQDERFVLLDTPAQHGFDEEEALLPNDGRTLGAYRILSEYFACPERFRFVRLRNLRKAFAMSNKAIEVTILFSRSADSLVQSVSERNFKLFATPAINLFEKQLNRVPFDQSEHEFKVVADRDGPLDFEVFRILEMKAFDRDNRDPRVVAPLFAFGSLLYDYRSALFYTTTVRMRRLSRRERRLRRREDYTGTETYVSITSPGDPERLDSIHDLSVRALVTNRELPELLEFASENHLSASGIPARTIKVVRSPTRPLPPMGIGDAAWRIIGHITPNYAALLPEEGGDAELLRNHLALYGRPEDPVMRSQIDGILTAKSTPITRRVPGLGRMAMARGLKIQIELDDSSFDQARIYLFTAVLERFLSEFAIVNSFTEAHFRTKLQGEIAAWMPRIGRRQAI; encoded by the coding sequence ATGGACCCCAGGCTGCTCGATTTCTACGAGGCCGAACTCGAATACCTTCACGCGCAGTCCAAGGTCTTCGCCGAAAGCCACGAGACTGCGGCCCGGCGGCTTGGTCTCAACAGTTCCGAACCCGATCCTTACGTGGAGCGGCTGCTGGAAGGCGTCGCGTTCCTGTCCAGCCGCGTCCACCTGAAGATCAATGACCAGTTCCCGGAATTCACCCAGCACCTGCTGCAGGCCGTCCAGCCGCATTATCTCGCACCCACCCCGTCGATCTGCATTGCCGCGTTCGAACCGGCGCAAGGCGATCCGGGCCTTGCGAAGGGGCACGTCGTTCCCCGGCGGACCCGGCTGACCGCCGAACCTCCGGGATCGACCCGAACCCCGGTAACGTTCGAAACGGGGCATGAGGTGACCATCTGGCCGCTCCAGATTGCCGCGGCCGAATACATCGGCAGCCGTGCGGCCGCGGCCGCGCATGCAGCCCGGGCAGGGGTAAGGGCGCAGGCTGCGCTCACCATTCGCATCGAGCCATCGCCGGGCATCGACCTGACCACGGTTGAGGCCGACCATCTCGACATCTACCTCGATGGCAGCGAGGCGGTGCCCAACGAACTGTATAGACAGCTGATCGGGGAATCGGTGGCAGTCGTCGCGCGTCCGCTCGACAGCCAGGACGAACGGTTCGTCCTTCTGGACACCCCGGCGCAACACGGGTTCGACGAGGAAGAAGCCCTCCTTCCCAACGACGGCCGTACCCTGGGCGCGTATCGCATCCTCAGCGAATACTTCGCATGCCCGGAACGCTTCCGGTTCGTGCGGCTGCGCAATCTTCGCAAGGCTTTCGCGATGTCGAACAAGGCCATCGAGGTCACGATCCTCTTTTCCCGGTCGGCAGATTCACTGGTCCAGTCGGTCAGCGAGCGCAATTTCAAGCTTTTCGCCACCCCTGCGATCAACCTGTTCGAAAAGCAGCTGAACCGGGTTCCGTTCGACCAGTCCGAGCACGAGTTCAAGGTCGTCGCCGATCGCGATGGGCCGCTCGATTTCGAGGTCTTCCGCATCCTCGAGATGAAGGCGTTCGATCGCGACAACCGCGATCCGCGAGTGGTGGCCCCGCTGTTCGCCTTCGGCTCGCTGCTCTACGACTACCGCTCCGCGCTGTTCTACACCACGACCGTGCGCATGCGGCGTCTCTCCCGGCGCGAACGGAGGCTGCGGCGGCGCGAGGATTACACGGGCACCGAGACTTACGTCAGCATCACCAGCCCGGGCGATCCCGAGCGGCTGGATTCGATACACGATCTCTCGGTGCGCGCCCTCGTCACTAACCGCGAGCTGCCCGAACTGCTCGAGTTCGCCAGCGAAAACCATCTGAGCGCATCCGGCATTCCCGCCCGCACGATCAAGGTCGTGCGTTCGCCGACACGGCCGCTGCCGCCGATGGGCATCGGCGACGCCGCTTGGCGGATCATCGGACACATCACGCCGAACTACGCTGCGCTGCTGCCCGAAGAAGGGGGCGACGCGGAGCTGCTGCGCAACCATCTGGCGCTGTACGGTCGTCCCGAGGATCCCGTGATGCGCTCGCAGATCGATGGCATCCTGACCGCCAAAAGCACGCCAATTACGCGGCGGGTACCCGGGCTGGGACGGATGGCCATGGCGCGGGGCCTCAAGATCCAGATCGAGCTGGACGACAGCTCGTTCGACCAGGCGCGAATTTACTTGTTCACCGCGGTCCTCGAACGGTTCCTCAGCGAATTCGCGATCGTCAACTCGTTCACGGAAGCGCACTTCCGTACCAAGCTTCAGGGAGAAATCGCGGCATGGATGCCCCGGATCGGCAGACGTCAGGCTATCTGA
- the tssB gene encoding type VI secretion system contractile sheath small subunit, with amino-acid sequence MSDSGQKFISRNRAPRVHISYDVETYGARKSVELPFVMGVMSDLSGKSEVAKKDLKDRDFLEFDVDNFDKRMAAIAPRAAFYVDNEIEGEGKIAVDLTFKKMEDFDPGKVAKAVPALAKLLEAREQLNDLLVLMDGKQNATELLDKVLKDPDLMKALSAAKSESGADTGATEGDAAAE; translated from the coding sequence GTGTCGGATTCCGGTCAGAAGTTCATCAGCCGCAATCGCGCCCCGCGCGTGCACATCTCCTACGATGTCGAGACCTACGGTGCGCGCAAGTCGGTCGAGCTGCCATTCGTCATGGGCGTGATGAGCGACCTGTCGGGTAAGAGCGAGGTCGCCAAGAAGGACCTCAAGGACCGCGATTTTCTGGAATTCGATGTCGACAACTTCGACAAGCGCATGGCGGCGATCGCCCCGCGTGCGGCGTTCTATGTCGACAATGAGATCGAAGGTGAAGGCAAGATCGCGGTCGACCTGACGTTCAAGAAGATGGAAGATTTCGATCCGGGCAAGGTTGCCAAGGCTGTTCCAGCGCTTGCCAAGCTGCTCGAGGCGCGCGAGCAGTTGAACGACCTGCTGGTCCTCATGGACGGCAAGCAGAACGCGACCGAACTGCTCGACAAGGTCCTCAAGGACCCGGACCTGATGAAGGCGCTCAGCGCGGCCAAGAGCGAGTCCGGTGCAGATACGGGCGCGACGGAAGGCGATGCCGCCGCGGAGTGA
- the tssE gene encoding type VI secretion system baseplate subunit TssE: MAVKVRLTPTLFDKLVSGNDLAGIGANDESPSVSRDEFRNFAPANVERFTEAALRATVRRDLAWLLNTLSLESAQDLSKHPWVQKSVLNFGVRDFAGRSSGDRNDREQAREIRAAILRFEPRLNPRTLRVEPVRNADLPGKVSFFIEAEVMGGPKSLPVRFRTDIDVETATVEVNE; encoded by the coding sequence GTGGCGGTCAAGGTCCGCCTCACCCCGACACTGTTCGACAAGCTCGTCAGCGGGAACGACCTGGCGGGAATTGGAGCGAACGATGAATCTCCCTCGGTTTCGCGCGATGAATTCCGCAATTTCGCCCCTGCCAACGTCGAGCGGTTCACCGAGGCTGCATTGCGCGCGACGGTGCGCAGGGATCTGGCGTGGCTTCTCAATACCCTGTCGCTGGAATCGGCACAGGATCTTTCGAAGCATCCTTGGGTGCAAAAGTCGGTTCTCAATTTCGGCGTCCGCGACTTCGCCGGTCGCTCTTCGGGTGATCGTAACGATCGCGAGCAGGCGCGCGAAATTCGCGCGGCGATCCTGCGTTTCGAACCTCGGCTCAACCCGCGCACGCTGCGGGTGGAGCCGGTCCGCAACGCGGACCTGCCGGGCAAGGTGAGCTTTTTCATCGAGGCCGAGGTCATGGGCGGTCCCAAGTCGCTCCCGGTCCGCTTCCGAACCGATATCGACGTCGAGACAGCGACGGTGGAGGTCAACGAGTAA
- the tssG gene encoding type VI secretion system baseplate subunit TssG, with amino-acid sequence MDAPDRQTSGYLTFLRRAAEAPRRFSLFALVRGAAARAPDKPPVGASRLPSQDVIGLKQIPHVRYPAPTLEAIEIEAGKGTAEGFWLGLTGPMSPLPLHLTEYAMLERKNGKTQPFGDFLNMLTERFLHLFYRAWAVSQPAVEADRPDVDHFANYVGRLTGAHEGADEDSAFPAKARLHYAAIFASRRSAGAIEGGMTHLLGMKTEVREFQPRWRDIEPDDRTRLGVKHHRLGDAILGKKVLQASDCFEARITANDIHQFRRMQPAGDLFPVAAEALDAFTPSHLEWTMTLCLAQGRVAPVRLDGEHRLGWSSWVGSPDSDHMRRDVHLRRSATRLNSRKGMQ; translated from the coding sequence ATGGATGCCCCGGATCGGCAGACGTCAGGCTATCTGACGTTCCTGCGCCGGGCCGCAGAGGCGCCGCGCAGGTTCAGTCTGTTCGCGCTAGTCCGTGGCGCGGCAGCCAGGGCGCCCGACAAGCCGCCGGTCGGCGCGAGCCGCCTACCTTCGCAGGACGTGATCGGGCTCAAGCAGATTCCCCATGTGCGGTATCCGGCACCCACGCTCGAGGCGATCGAGATTGAAGCGGGCAAGGGTACGGCAGAAGGGTTCTGGCTCGGCCTGACCGGACCGATGTCGCCGCTGCCGCTTCATCTCACCGAATACGCCATGCTGGAGCGCAAGAACGGCAAGACGCAGCCGTTCGGCGACTTCCTCAACATGCTGACCGAGCGCTTCCTGCACCTGTTCTACCGTGCCTGGGCCGTCTCGCAGCCTGCGGTCGAGGCTGATCGTCCCGACGTCGACCACTTCGCCAACTACGTCGGTCGGCTGACCGGTGCACATGAGGGCGCTGACGAGGATTCGGCATTCCCGGCCAAGGCGCGGCTGCATTACGCCGCCATTTTCGCGTCGCGCCGTAGCGCAGGAGCGATCGAGGGCGGGATGACCCATCTGCTCGGCATGAAAACCGAAGTGCGCGAATTCCAACCGCGCTGGCGCGACATCGAGCCCGACGACCGTACCCGCCTCGGCGTGAAGCACCATCGTCTCGGTGATGCCATTCTCGGCAAGAAGGTGCTGCAGGCATCGGATTGCTTCGAAGCCCGCATCACCGCAAACGATATTCACCAGTTCCGCCGGATGCAGCCGGCGGGAGACCTGTTCCCGGTCGCTGCCGAAGCGCTCGACGCTTTCACTCCGTCGCATCTCGAATGGACGATGACGCTGTGCCTTGCACAGGGCCGCGTCGCGCCCGTCCGGCTCGACGGCGAGCATCGGCTCGGCTGGTCATCGTGGGTGGGCAGCCCCGACAGCGATCACATGCGGCGCGACGTCCATCTTCGCCGCTCCGCGACAAGGCTCAATTCCAGGAAGGGTATGCAATGA
- the tssC gene encoding type VI secretion system contractile sheath large subunit → MMATDPLQTAGAAAQESIAIDDFAELIQRDFKPKNEEGATKIQAAIATLAQQALGDAARMGDDVFSTIDAMVSEIDRKLSQQVNAILHHEEFQELESAWRGLDYLVTGSETGQDLKIRVMNISRGELSQVFKQYRGAAWDQSPLFKKIYESEFGQLGGEPYGAFIVDLQFDHSSADLAIMKGLARIGAASHAPMISAASSNLLNMDNWTEISDPRDLANRFSTTEHAAWNSFRASDDSKYLALTMPRILGRQTYDARDNPIEEFEFTEKTDGDHDNHLWINSAYAMGIRINAAFREYGWCTRIRGVESGGTVKDLPLSTFPTDDGGVDQKCPTEVAISDRREAELSELGLMPLIHRKNTTDATFIGAQTVHKPAKYDNADATANARLAARLPYIFASCRFAHYLKCMVRDWVGGTREGPQLEAELSDWVHQYVTADPESASEETKARLPLKRADVKVEPDPENPGYYRSRFLFVPHHQLEGMDVSVSMVSRLPKQD, encoded by the coding sequence ATGATGGCTACCGATCCGCTTCAGACAGCCGGCGCAGCGGCACAGGAATCGATCGCGATCGATGACTTCGCCGAGCTCATCCAGCGCGATTTCAAGCCCAAGAACGAAGAGGGCGCGACCAAGATCCAGGCCGCGATCGCCACGCTTGCCCAGCAAGCGCTGGGCGACGCAGCGCGGATGGGCGACGACGTTTTCTCGACGATCGACGCGATGGTCTCTGAAATCGATCGAAAGCTTTCGCAGCAGGTCAACGCGATCCTCCACCACGAGGAGTTCCAGGAGCTCGAATCGGCCTGGCGAGGCCTCGATTACCTCGTCACCGGCAGCGAAACGGGGCAGGATCTCAAGATCCGCGTGATGAACATCAGTCGCGGCGAGTTGTCGCAGGTTTTCAAGCAGTACCGCGGTGCTGCTTGGGACCAGAGCCCGCTGTTCAAGAAGATCTACGAGAGCGAATTCGGCCAGCTCGGCGGGGAGCCTTACGGCGCGTTCATCGTCGATCTTCAGTTCGATCATTCGTCGGCCGATCTTGCGATCATGAAGGGGCTGGCGCGTATCGGCGCCGCTTCGCATGCGCCGATGATTTCCGCAGCGAGCTCCAACCTGCTCAACATGGACAACTGGACCGAGATTTCCGACCCGCGCGATCTCGCGAACCGGTTCTCGACCACAGAGCACGCAGCGTGGAATTCTTTCCGTGCGTCGGACGACAGCAAGTACCTTGCGCTTACCATGCCGCGGATCCTTGGTCGCCAGACTTACGATGCGCGTGACAATCCGATCGAAGAGTTCGAGTTCACCGAGAAGACCGACGGCGACCACGACAATCACCTGTGGATCAACTCGGCCTACGCGATGGGCATTCGGATCAATGCCGCATTCCGCGAGTACGGCTGGTGTACCCGCATCCGCGGTGTCGAGAGTGGCGGAACGGTCAAGGACCTCCCGCTGTCGACGTTCCCGACCGACGACGGCGGCGTCGACCAGAAGTGCCCGACCGAAGTGGCGATCTCCGATCGGCGCGAGGCCGAGCTGTCGGAACTCGGCCTGATGCCGCTCATCCACCGCAAGAACACGACCGATGCGACCTTCATTGGCGCGCAGACCGTCCACAAGCCCGCCAAGTACGACAATGCCGACGCCACCGCCAACGCACGGCTGGCGGCGCGACTGCCGTATATCTTCGCCAGCTGCCGCTTTGCGCACTATCTCAAGTGTATGGTGCGTGACTGGGTCGGCGGGACCCGCGAAGGTCCCCAGCTCGAAGCCGAGCTGAGCGACTGGGTGCACCAGTACGTCACTGCGGATCCGGAATCCGCATCCGAAGAAACGAAGGCCCGCTTGCCGCTCAAGCGCGCCGACGTGAAAGTCGAGCCGGACCCAGAGAATCCGGGGTATTATAGAAGCCGCTTCCTGTTCGTTCCCCACCACCAGCTGGAGGGAATGGATGTAAGCGTCAGCATGGTGTCGCGACTGCCGAAGCAGGACTAA
- a CDS encoding Hcp family type VI secretion system effector — translation MAVSVFMKLDGIEGESTDEKHKNEIKLNSCSFSAHNSSAYNNSSKTVSKGQAMMADIAFTKEADKTSVALFKACASGKVIPKAKISFQTNVGDDKKIDFLVYELDNVVVNNYNFSAAHDADESGSLTYAKIRQVYDQRDEKGTSTGKVEGFFDVLLNKAG, via the coding sequence ATGGCTGTTTCAGTTTTCATGAAGCTCGACGGCATCGAGGGTGAATCGACCGACGAGAAGCACAAGAACGAGATCAAGCTCAACTCGTGCAGCTTTTCGGCGCACAATTCTTCGGCATACAACAACTCGTCGAAGACCGTTTCCAAGGGCCAGGCCATGATGGCCGACATCGCCTTCACGAAGGAAGCCGACAAGACCTCGGTCGCGCTGTTCAAGGCGTGCGCCTCGGGCAAGGTCATTCCCAAGGCCAAGATCTCGTTCCAGACCAACGTCGGCGATGACAAGAAGATCGATTTCCTTGTCTACGAACTCGATAACGTCGTGGTGAACAACTACAACTTCTCGGCCGCGCACGATGCCGACGAAAGCGGCAGCCTCACCTACGCCAAGATTCGCCAGGTCTACGATCAGCGCGACGAGAAGGGCACCTCTACGGGCAAAGTCGAAGGTTTCTTCGACGTCCTTCTGAACAAGGCCGGCTGA
- a CDS encoding type VI secretion system Vgr family protein, with amino-acid sequence MSDNFRETRLAIDLGGEQVEFVSLTAHESLSEPFQIELQITAPLGELDLAPHIGEPVGVTVFEDEEEVRYFNGILVEAVYLRETSDGFYYNLSLRSFMHFMDSRKGFAIFQEKTAIDILKDVFAAAGISDYDLRISESYEPFEYCVQYGESDFNFISRIMEQEGLYYFFEHTEDKHTLVICDKASNHRETKVGGLAFNPTAEASQSYRVSGAWGEKHYLKSWTERVSSSAHDRVTLRDFDFKKPTKPVEGEATGEKEHPKDEIELYDYPGPFIEPGRGSRLSKARLDQLRAQRRSYSTEATAKGLTVGTTFKLSNHPNDRFNAEYMIVSTLHQLQSQSYRSGTGQRDEDQVHLVAIPASTQFRAPLKTPKPRVVGLESAIVTGPSGETIFTDEFGRVKVRFHWDRTGTPDEKSTCWIRVSQTGGLGNVILPRVGHEVLVDFLHGDPDRPVVTGRVFNKEHMPVYPLPANKTIALWRTLTYGKQDSYPETEKLDTGEPKANELRFEDKGGKEEVFLHAERDMNVRVRFDTSKHVGHDEQLKVGRNRERYVKKDEKVTIDGNRTYVLKLNEKNTITQGNRTTEIKQGNDELTIKQGNLTIKTSLGKVLIEAMQSIELKVGGTSLKLTPANATLTSPMIKVDGKAMTEVKAGGILTEQAALIKIN; translated from the coding sequence ATGAGCGACAATTTTCGCGAGACCAGACTCGCAATCGATCTTGGCGGCGAACAGGTCGAGTTCGTTTCGCTGACTGCGCACGAATCGCTTTCCGAACCGTTCCAGATCGAACTGCAGATCACCGCCCCTCTCGGCGAGCTGGACCTTGCGCCGCACATCGGCGAGCCGGTCGGGGTCACAGTGTTCGAGGATGAAGAAGAAGTCCGCTACTTCAACGGCATCCTGGTTGAGGCCGTTTACCTGCGCGAGACGTCCGACGGGTTCTACTACAACCTGTCGCTTCGCTCGTTCATGCACTTCATGGACAGCCGCAAGGGCTTTGCGATCTTCCAAGAGAAGACCGCGATCGACATCCTCAAGGATGTCTTCGCCGCCGCCGGAATCAGCGACTACGATCTGCGCATCTCGGAATCCTACGAGCCGTTCGAATATTGCGTGCAGTACGGCGAGAGCGACTTCAATTTCATCTCGCGAATTATGGAGCAGGAAGGGCTCTATTATTTCTTCGAGCACACCGAGGACAAGCACACGCTGGTCATCTGCGACAAGGCCAGCAACCACCGCGAAACGAAGGTCGGCGGGCTCGCCTTCAATCCGACCGCCGAAGCCAGTCAATCCTACCGCGTGTCCGGGGCCTGGGGCGAAAAGCATTATCTCAAGAGCTGGACGGAGCGGGTTTCGAGCAGTGCGCACGACCGCGTGACGCTGCGCGATTTCGACTTCAAGAAACCGACCAAGCCGGTGGAGGGCGAAGCCACCGGCGAAAAGGAACACCCCAAGGACGAGATCGAGCTCTACGATTACCCCGGACCGTTCATCGAGCCAGGCAGGGGTAGCCGCCTGAGCAAGGCGCGGCTCGACCAGTTGCGGGCGCAGCGTCGATCATATTCGACCGAGGCGACTGCCAAAGGGCTGACGGTGGGCACGACCTTCAAGCTGTCGAACCACCCGAACGACCGCTTCAATGCCGAATACATGATCGTCTCGACCCTGCACCAGCTGCAGTCGCAGAGCTATCGGTCCGGGACAGGTCAGCGCGACGAGGATCAGGTCCACCTCGTCGCCATCCCTGCCAGCACCCAATTCCGTGCGCCGCTCAAGACGCCGAAACCGCGTGTCGTTGGGCTCGAATCGGCCATCGTCACTGGACCAAGCGGCGAGACGATCTTCACCGACGAATTCGGCCGCGTAAAGGTTCGCTTCCACTGGGATCGCACCGGCACCCCCGACGAGAAGTCGACCTGCTGGATTCGCGTATCGCAAACGGGCGGGCTGGGTAACGTCATCCTCCCGCGAGTCGGACACGAGGTCCTGGTCGACTTCCTTCATGGCGACCCCGACCGCCCCGTGGTGACAGGGCGCGTCTTCAACAAGGAACACATGCCGGTCTACCCGCTGCCGGCGAACAAGACGATCGCGCTCTGGCGCACGCTGACTTACGGCAAGCAGGACTCCTATCCCGAAACCGAGAAGCTCGACACCGGCGAACCCAAGGCCAACGAGCTGCGCTTCGAGGACAAGGGCGGCAAGGAAGAGGTGTTCCTGCACGCCGAGCGGGACATGAACGTCCGGGTCAGGTTCGACACTTCGAAGCACGTCGGGCACGACGAACAACTCAAGGTAGGCCGCAACCGCGAGCGATACGTCAAGAAGGACGAGAAGGTCACGATCGATGGGAACAGGACCTATGTCCTGAAACTCAACGAGAAGAACACCATCACCCAGGGCAACCGCACGACCGAGATCAAGCAGGGCAACGACGAACTGACGATCAAGCAGGGCAACCTCACCATCAAGACGAGCCTCGGCAAAGTCCTGATCGAGGCGATGCAATCGATCGAGCTCAAGGTCGGCGGCACCTCGCTCAAGCTCACGCCGGCCAATGCGACGCTCACCTCGCCGATGATCAAGGTCGACGGCAAGGCGATGACCGAGGTCAAGGCGGGGGGAATCCTCACCGAGCAAGCTGCGCTCATCAAGATCAATTGA
- a CDS encoding OmpA family protein: protein MKAWFLVLPIAVATPMAAYAQSVDAEDARAADLACQLAGLCGDLAQEEADREKQGIEDVETRALLSIGALRAASKGKTSAPSAAPAPRSAAKAASASPAKAEVVRTAKRNTARRVVAAAPVSGRAVSGAAADVPESLARRAPLFITFGLNSAKLTKESAVEVASFAKALAKISASGINTRYRIEGHTDASGDAAFNRKLSEDRAAAVRAALLAQGVEGNRIEVAGYGSDQPVDGLDKANPINRRVEAVEIK, encoded by the coding sequence ATGAAAGCCTGGTTCCTAGTTCTTCCCATTGCAGTCGCTACGCCGATGGCCGCATATGCGCAGTCGGTCGATGCCGAAGATGCGCGCGCAGCCGATCTGGCATGCCAGCTGGCTGGCCTGTGCGGTGATCTCGCGCAGGAAGAAGCCGATCGCGAGAAGCAGGGCATCGAGGATGTCGAAACGCGCGCGCTCCTGTCGATCGGCGCTCTGCGCGCCGCCAGCAAGGGCAAGACGAGCGCGCCGAGCGCCGCGCCCGCTCCGCGCTCTGCGGCAAAGGCGGCGTCCGCTTCGCCCGCGAAGGCCGAAGTCGTCCGGACCGCCAAGCGCAACACCGCCCGTCGCGTGGTCGCTGCGGCCCCTGTGTCTGGCCGAGCCGTCAGCGGCGCGGCCGCGGACGTGCCCGAATCGCTGGCCCGCCGCGCTCCGCTCTTCATCACCTTCGGCCTGAACTCGGCCAAGCTGACCAAGGAGTCGGCGGTGGAAGTCGCGAGCTTCGCGAAGGCGCTGGCCAAGATTTCGGCTTCCGGAATCAACACCCGCTACCGGATCGAGGGTCACACCGATGCGTCGGGCGATGCAGCGTTCAATCGCAAGCTTTCGGAAGATCGGGCTGCCGCGGTCCGTGCTGCCTTGCTTGCTCAGGGCGTCGAAGGCAACCGGATCGAAGTTGCCGGATATGGCAGCGATCAGCCTGTCGATGGTCTGGACAAGGCCAATCCGATCAACCGGCGCGTCGAGGCGGTGGAGATCAAGTAG
- a CDS encoding ImpA family type VI secretion system protein, which produces MKTLEELLAPVAGDAPTGPDMDESAEFDRLRTAFDVNFPLDAKVIEPEEGVPPPPAVDWEELRDEIEALSDQTKDLFLAVSYARCGLVIGDLETVERGLMFSAGLLESYWEAVNPPIDGVMGYPGRAGIFENLAQRGAFGIPLLGMAVIRDGRMALTAEQLTDAAENGGSSDHFANVKRVLDSWDDERKGALADQFASMLDAVARIDRSMKEHAEGGGAPDFSTTRDTIEVVRDAFLSLAGLSQADSAGEGGGEPAEDGSDEAADESAAGPGLSGKVRSRDDVLRALTEIEQYYARAEPGHPVKVAAARLRGWVKMDFMAILEDIVPNSVDDAKNVLLERRNVE; this is translated from the coding sequence GTGAAGACGCTTGAAGAATTGCTGGCACCGGTCGCGGGCGATGCTCCGACCGGGCCGGACATGGACGAGAGTGCCGAGTTCGATCGGCTGCGCACGGCCTTCGATGTCAACTTTCCGCTCGATGCGAAGGTAATCGAGCCGGAGGAAGGCGTGCCGCCGCCGCCGGCTGTCGACTGGGAAGAGCTGCGCGATGAAATCGAGGCGCTGTCGGACCAGACCAAGGACTTGTTCCTGGCGGTATCCTACGCGCGCTGCGGACTCGTCATCGGCGATCTGGAGACCGTCGAGCGCGGCCTGATGTTCTCTGCCGGACTGCTCGAATCGTACTGGGAGGCAGTCAACCCTCCGATCGACGGGGTCATGGGTTATCCCGGTCGTGCCGGCATATTCGAGAACCTGGCGCAGCGCGGTGCGTTCGGCATTCCGCTCCTTGGCATGGCGGTGATTCGCGATGGCAGGATGGCGCTGACTGCCGAACAACTCACCGATGCTGCCGAAAACGGCGGTTCGTCGGACCATTTCGCGAACGTCAAGCGCGTGCTCGATTCATGGGATGACGAACGCAAGGGTGCCCTTGCGGACCAGTTTGCCTCGATGCTCGATGCCGTCGCGCGGATCGATCGTTCGATGAAGGAGCACGCCGAAGGCGGCGGCGCGCCCGATTTCAGCACCACGCGCGATACGATCGAGGTGGTGCGCGATGCCTTCCTCTCGCTCGCCGGTCTTTCCCAGGCCGATTCGGCGGGTGAAGGCGGGGGCGAACCGGCAGAAGACGGGTCGGACGAGGCCGCCGACGAATCCGCAGCGGGGCCCGGTCTCAGCGGAAAGGTCCGCTCACGCGACGATGTGCTTCGCGCACTGACCGAGATCGAGCAGTATTACGCCCGCGCCGAGCCCGGCCACCCGGTCAAGGTCGCCGCGGCACGCCTGCGCGGCTGGGTGAAGATGGATTTCATGGCGATCCTGGAAGATATCGTCCCGAACAGCGTGGATGACGCGAAAAACGTTTTGCTTGAACGTCGTAACGTGGAATGA
- a CDS encoding type VI secretion system accessory protein TagJ gives MSNVDELLAGGDIRGARSALIEEVRANPGDPRVRMFLFQLCALTGEWDRAKSQADTLGKLDPSAKMLAVAYSQCIDAEARRAEVMAGREPVSMLSPVEWGAALAEGIRLRQSGNPGADEALAAAFDQAPTSSGTLDDGTEFEWIADADPRFGPTIEAIIAGRYGLMPFAALEALTIHAPHDLRDTVWIPAEFALKQGIKVAGFIPVRYPGSEASEDAAIILGQATHWVEENGGEAGLGQRLLVLSDGSERPLLSVRRIDFAEG, from the coding sequence GTGTCGAATGTCGATGAACTGCTTGCGGGTGGCGACATCCGTGGCGCCCGGAGTGCACTGATCGAAGAGGTCAGGGCCAATCCGGGCGATCCACGGGTGCGCATGTTCCTGTTCCAGCTGTGCGCTTTGACGGGAGAATGGGATCGAGCGAAAAGCCAGGCGGACACGCTCGGCAAGCTCGATCCCTCTGCCAAGATGCTGGCGGTCGCCTATTCGCAGTGCATCGACGCCGAAGCGCGCCGCGCCGAGGTGATGGCGGGGCGCGAGCCCGTCTCTATGCTGTCCCCAGTCGAATGGGGCGCGGCACTCGCTGAGGGCATTCGCCTCCGTCAATCAGGTAACCCGGGAGCCGACGAGGCGCTTGCAGCGGCGTTCGACCAGGCGCCCACAAGTTCCGGTACCCTCGACGACGGCACCGAATTCGAGTGGATTGCCGACGCCGATCCCCGATTCGGACCCACTATCGAGGCAATCATCGCGGGCAGGTACGGCCTGATGCCGTTCGCCGCTCTCGAAGCACTCACGATCCACGCGCCGCACGACCTGCGCGATACGGTGTGGATCCCGGCAGAGTTTGCGCTGAAGCAGGGGATCAAGGTCGCCGGCTTCATTCCTGTCCGCTACCCCGGCTCGGAGGCATCGGAAGACGCAGCGATCATACTGGGGCAGGCAACCCACTGGGTGGAAGAGAACGGCGGTGAGGCGGGTCTCGGCCAGCGGCTCCTCGTCCTGTCCGACGGCTCGGAGCGCCCGCTGCTCAGTGTGCGCCGCATCGACTTCGCAGAGGGTTGA